From Nguyenibacter vanlangensis, one genomic window encodes:
- a CDS encoding Flp family type IVb pilin, with product MMQYLQTLLSLKRDRRGVTMLEYGLIAALVAVVAIGALTTLGTNLSGVFSAISNKVTS from the coding sequence ATGATGCAGTATCTGCAGACTCTGCTGAGTCTGAAGCGTGATCGGCGTGGCGTGACCATGCTTGAATATGGCCTGATCGCCGCGCTTGTGGCGGTGGTCGCGATCGGCGCGCTGACAACATTGGGTACCAATCTGAGCGGCGTCTTTTCTGCTATCAGCAATAAAGTCACAAGCTGA
- a CDS encoding prepilin peptidase: MGACLAQGVGAGFALLLLWAALRDIAVRLIPDWLVSLVALSSISLAIIRHHVLAGLISGGILFCLGFACWSRGWMGGADVKLLGAVGLAIQPRQIPDLVLAVTLAGGVLAVLYLMARTFVAERDGGAIPRGRIARVLRIERWRLHRGCPLPYVCAIAVGSVIVLL; encoded by the coding sequence ATGGGGGCATGTCTGGCGCAGGGGGTGGGTGCGGGCTTCGCTCTCCTCCTGCTGTGGGCCGCTCTTCGTGATATTGCGGTGCGGTTGATTCCCGATTGGCTTGTATCGCTTGTTGCGCTGTCAAGTATTTCCCTTGCGATCATCCGGCATCATGTGCTGGCGGGATTGATATCGGGGGGAATCCTGTTTTGCCTGGGCTTTGCCTGCTGGTCGCGCGGCTGGATGGGCGGTGCGGACGTCAAGCTGCTCGGGGCGGTCGGTCTGGCGATTCAGCCTCGGCAGATCCCGGACCTGGTTCTTGCCGTGACTTTGGCGGGCGGCGTTCTGGCTGTCCTTTATCTCATGGCCCGGACCTTTGTCGCCGAACGGGACGGCGGCGCGATACCGCGGGGGCGAATCGCGCGGGTGTTGCGAATCGAGCGCTGGCGGCTCCATCGCGGATGCCCGCTTCCCTATGTGTGCGCCATCGCAGTCGGAAGCGTTATCGTTCTCCTGTAG
- the cpaB gene encoding Flp pilus assembly protein CpaB, whose translation MFRLIFFILMAVGLGGFGTVAWIATRPPATARPAAPPTLQILAAARPLDAGNLLKPEDIIAIRVPQGKEGADVTQDSAEGREALAGAMLLHGVGAQAILRSTDLLRPGDRGFLAAALQPGMRAVTVGVDAITGTAGLIWPGDHVDLILTQAFAGSLPAEHRVAAETVLSNVRVIAIDRRLVQGASASNEPQARTVTLEVTPDDAERVSVAVHLGRLSLSVRSAQVGPVPQPAPPAAWAGDVSAILHDDHASDPADGRSLTLYQGGADGKEIHY comes from the coding sequence ATGTTTCGGCTGATTTTCTTCATTCTGATGGCTGTCGGCCTGGGTGGATTCGGGACCGTTGCATGGATCGCCACCCGGCCACCGGCGACCGCCCGGCCGGCGGCGCCCCCGACCCTGCAGATCCTGGCGGCCGCGCGTCCTCTGGATGCGGGGAATTTGCTGAAACCCGAGGATATCATTGCGATTCGGGTGCCGCAGGGCAAGGAGGGCGCCGACGTGACGCAGGACAGTGCCGAGGGGCGTGAGGCGCTGGCGGGTGCGATGCTGCTGCACGGCGTCGGGGCCCAGGCAATCCTTCGTTCGACCGATCTGCTGCGGCCGGGCGATCGCGGCTTTCTCGCTGCGGCGCTGCAGCCGGGCATGCGCGCGGTCACGGTCGGCGTGGACGCGATTACCGGGACAGCGGGCCTGATCTGGCCTGGCGATCATGTCGATCTGATCCTGACGCAGGCATTTGCCGGCTCGTTGCCGGCCGAACATCGCGTGGCCGCGGAAACCGTGCTGTCGAATGTCCGCGTGATCGCGATCGATCGCCGGCTGGTGCAGGGCGCGTCGGCCAGCAACGAGCCGCAGGCCCGCACCGTGACACTCGAAGTCACGCCTGACGATGCCGAGCGTGTGTCGGTGGCGGTCCATCTGGGGCGCCTGTCGCTTTCGGTTCGCTCCGCCCAGGTCGGGCCCGTGCCCCAGCCGGCTCCGCCGGCGGCGTGGGCCGGCGACGTTTCCGCCATATTGCATGACGACCACGCATCCGATCCGGCGGATGGTCGCTCCCTGACCCTTTACCAGGGGGGAGCGGACGGAAAGGAGATCCACTACTGA
- a CDS encoding cellulose synthase operon protein YhjQ/BcsQ → MMATAEKVQPEPASSVVARHDRPFLVGYVSDAATEALVRDGLTESVGAAIDIRRGTVRTAVAALQKHSTPRILIIDLAEEKHPISALRDLAQVVEPDVSVLLIGSVDSADFYREVTRGLGVAEYLPRPLTREKIARQFGPLTRGQLPERDLGGRCVTITGVRGGVGASTVAVNLAWLFGAVMHRHTLLLDSDLHRGMAAFLLDVGVGSGLRRALEAPDRIDVLLAERATSPVAERLHVLADQMDFASELDYAAGAAQALLRVLRQRYNFVVADVPFVSNALNRDLLAQVHQRVLVLEPTLASVRDTLRLLDVPAGPLQKQRPVLVLNRLGRPGALSRGQVEEALKTNVDITIADLPRQIGNAATLGEPAVAARGAFRTAMMDLARQVDAVGMLDVTTGHGVPSTDAAKRRWLPFARRP, encoded by the coding sequence ATGATGGCCACGGCCGAAAAAGTGCAGCCCGAGCCCGCGAGCTCCGTTGTCGCCCGGCATGACCGGCCTTTCCTGGTGGGATACGTATCCGACGCGGCCACCGAGGCGCTGGTGCGCGACGGATTGACCGAAAGTGTCGGCGCCGCGATCGATATCCGGCGCGGCACCGTGCGCACGGCCGTGGCGGCGCTGCAGAAGCATTCGACCCCGCGGATCCTGATCATCGACCTGGCCGAGGAGAAGCATCCGATCAGCGCCCTGCGCGACCTGGCCCAGGTGGTGGAACCGGATGTCTCGGTCCTGCTGATCGGTTCGGTGGACAGCGCCGATTTCTACCGCGAGGTCACGCGCGGGCTGGGGGTTGCGGAATACCTGCCGCGCCCGTTGACGCGCGAGAAGATCGCAAGGCAATTCGGCCCCCTGACGCGGGGGCAGTTGCCCGAGCGGGATCTGGGCGGGCGCTGCGTGACGATCACGGGCGTGCGCGGCGGGGTCGGCGCCAGCACGGTCGCCGTCAATCTGGCCTGGCTGTTCGGCGCGGTCATGCATCGCCACACGCTGTTGCTGGATTCGGACCTGCATCGCGGAATGGCGGCGTTCCTGCTGGATGTCGGCGTGGGGTCCGGATTGCGGCGCGCGCTGGAAGCCCCGGACAGAATCGACGTCCTGCTGGCCGAACGGGCCACCAGCCCGGTCGCCGAACGCCTGCACGTGCTGGCCGACCAGATGGATTTCGCATCAGAACTGGATTATGCCGCCGGCGCGGCGCAGGCTTTGCTGCGGGTTCTGCGGCAGAGATATAATTTTGTCGTGGCCGACGTGCCCTTCGTATCGAACGCGCTGAATCGCGACCTGCTGGCGCAGGTGCATCAGCGTGTCCTGGTGCTGGAACCGACCTTGGCGTCGGTGCGGGATACGCTGCGCCTGCTGGACGTCCCGGCCGGACCGTTGCAGAAGCAGCGCCCGGTTCTGGTGCTGAACCGGCTGGGCCGCCCGGGTGCGCTGAGCCGCGGCCAGGTCGAAGAAGCGCTGAAGACCAATGTCGACATCACCATTGCCGACTTGCCGCGCCAGATCGGCAACGCCGCGACGCTGGGCGAGCCGGCGGTCGCCGCCCGGGGCGCCTTTCGTACCGCGATGATGGATCTGGCGCGGCAGGTCGATGCGGTGGGGATGCTGGACGTCACGACCGGGCACGGCGTGCCTTCGACCGACGCCGCGAAGCGCCGGTGGCTGCCTTTTGCGAGGCGCCCGTGA
- a CDS encoding CpaF family protein, whose protein sequence is MTYFGTPIFGRRASRTDEGATARADHPAPAAAPAGPVAGTESAPSVPPSMIAELRVTCLDRLDPAAVAVLPPDRLRADLEHLISELATERRIQLNSREQRALAEELVFDMLGLGPLEPLLENESVSEIMVNGPNKVFIENGGRLVLSGVRFRDTAHLASICQRIASAVGRRIDESSPMADARLADGSRVNIVFSPLALDGPYLTIRKFGRKVIDFARLIEFGALTPPVARLLQTAAKARLNIIVSGGTGSGKTTLLNALSRMIDAGERVITVEDAAELQLQQPHVVRLETRPANLEGRGEIAQRDLMRNALRMRPDRIIIGECRGGEAFDMLQAMNTGHDGSMSTVHANTTRDALTRIENMVQMGNMGLPSRAIRTQIVGAVDLIIQVERQRDGGRRITQVTEICGMEGDVITLNDVFRFEIQGEGHDGRLIGRYKVSRVPPACQQRLAYFGLEREWFAALEQADG, encoded by the coding sequence GTGACATATTTCGGGACCCCCATATTCGGCCGGCGCGCCAGTCGGACCGACGAGGGCGCCACCGCCAGGGCGGACCATCCCGCCCCGGCCGCCGCCCCGGCGGGCCCCGTTGCCGGCACGGAATCGGCGCCGAGCGTACCGCCGTCCATGATCGCCGAATTGCGGGTCACCTGCCTGGACCGCCTGGACCCCGCCGCCGTCGCGGTGCTGCCGCCGGACCGGCTGCGCGCTGACCTGGAACATCTGATTTCGGAACTCGCCACCGAGCGGCGGATCCAGTTGAACAGCCGCGAACAGCGGGCGCTGGCCGAGGAACTGGTCTTCGACATGCTCGGCCTGGGGCCGCTGGAACCGCTGCTGGAAAACGAATCCGTCAGCGAAATCATGGTGAACGGGCCGAACAAGGTCTTTATCGAGAATGGGGGCAGGCTGGTCCTGTCGGGGGTCCGTTTCCGTGACACGGCGCATCTGGCGAGCATATGCCAGCGCATCGCCTCGGCCGTCGGGCGGCGCATCGATGAATCCAGTCCGATGGCCGATGCGCGGCTGGCGGACGGCTCGCGCGTCAACATCGTCTTTTCTCCCCTGGCTCTGGACGGGCCTTATCTGACGATCCGGAAATTTGGCCGCAAGGTCATCGATTTTGCCCGGCTCATCGAATTCGGCGCCCTGACGCCTCCGGTCGCGCGGCTGCTCCAGACCGCGGCCAAGGCAAGGTTGAACATCATCGTTTCCGGCGGCACGGGGTCGGGCAAGACCACGCTGCTGAACGCGCTGTCCCGGATGATCGATGCCGGCGAGCGCGTCATCACCGTCGAGGACGCGGCCGAACTGCAGTTGCAGCAGCCGCATGTCGTGCGCCTGGAAACCCGCCCCGCGAACCTCGAAGGGCGGGGCGAGATCGCCCAGCGCGACCTGATGCGCAACGCGCTCCGCATGCGTCCCGACCGGATCATCATCGGCGAGTGCCGTGGCGGCGAAGCCTTCGACATGCTGCAGGCCATGAATACCGGTCATGACGGCAGCATGTCCACGGTGCATGCCAACACCACCCGCGATGCGCTGACGCGGATCGAGAACATGGTGCAGATGGGCAATATGGGCCTGCCGTCACGCGCGATTCGTACCCAGATCGTGGGCGCGGTGGACCTGATCATCCAGGTGGAGCGCCAGCGTGACGGCGGGCGCCGCATTACCCAGGTGACCGAAATATGCGGTATGGAGGGCGACGTGATCACCCTCAATGACGTGTTTCGCTTCGAAATCCAGGGCGAAGGCCATGACGGAAGGTTGATCGGCCGTTACAAGGTCAGCCGGGTCCCGCCCGCCTGCCAGCAGCGCCTCGCCTATTTCGGGCTGGAGCGGGAATGGTTCGCCGCCCTTGAACAGGCGGACGGCTGA
- a CDS encoding type II and III secretion system protein family protein, whose product MFGKSRLAGALVRIAVATCLPAVAPGPAAAAHRDEAGPVRERAVSLEVGAGHMVTLPRAAAKIFVVDPKVAQIRPASATSMFLYGMTIGRTSVMATDAEGHTIAQFTIDVLPSSYGAAQAEVRIARQMPGSHITVQTDARGLTLSGSVASPEDAAQAEEIARGYLAEGQGLRNRLSIRSATQVTLSVRIAEMDRNVVRQLGINWQAVGNIGKVGSFPALTLNVNGSSAACVATRNPFCLGSNVNGVIDALSQDNLVRMLAEPNLTVMSGQSASFQVGGQYPIPMAQQAGAISVAFKDYGVSLTFLPTVFSNGRINLHVAPEISQLSNQNAVSVTTSGSTSVIPALTVRRAETTVEMGSGETLAIAGLLEDSTTDSSNGIPGAGDVPLLGALFRSTNFNRQETELVILVTPYLVRPVANRSRLVAPTDMAGVPTEIERLLLMRQVAPRQRAEPVQIPGDAGFFVQ is encoded by the coding sequence ATGTTCGGGAAATCCCGCCTGGCCGGCGCCCTGGTGCGGATTGCGGTCGCGACCTGCCTGCCGGCCGTCGCGCCCGGCCCGGCCGCGGCGGCGCATCGCGACGAAGCCGGCCCGGTCCGGGAACGCGCGGTCAGTCTCGAGGTCGGCGCCGGCCACATGGTCACATTGCCAAGAGCGGCGGCGAAGATTTTCGTGGTCGATCCCAAGGTCGCGCAGATACGGCCGGCCAGCGCGACCAGCATGTTCCTCTACGGCATGACGATCGGCCGGACGTCGGTCATGGCAACCGATGCCGAGGGGCACACGATCGCGCAATTCACGATCGACGTCCTGCCGTCCAGTTACGGGGCCGCGCAGGCCGAAGTCCGGATCGCCCGGCAGATGCCGGGCAGCCACATCACGGTTCAGACCGACGCGCGTGGCCTGACGCTCAGCGGTTCGGTGGCCTCGCCGGAAGATGCGGCGCAGGCCGAAGAAATCGCCCGGGGATATCTGGCCGAAGGGCAGGGGCTGCGCAACCGCCTGTCCATCCGCTCGGCGACCCAGGTGACGCTGAGCGTCCGGATCGCGGAGATGGACCGCAACGTGGTGCGCCAGTTGGGAATCAACTGGCAGGCGGTCGGCAATATCGGCAAGGTCGGCAGTTTTCCAGCCCTGACCCTGAATGTGAACGGCAGCAGCGCTGCCTGCGTCGCGACGCGTAATCCGTTCTGCCTGGGCAGCAACGTCAATGGCGTCATCGACGCGCTGTCGCAGGACAACCTGGTCCGGATGCTGGCCGAGCCCAATCTGACGGTCATGAGCGGACAAAGCGCCAGCTTCCAGGTGGGCGGGCAATATCCCATCCCGATGGCGCAACAGGCCGGCGCCATTTCGGTCGCCTTCAAGGATTATGGCGTCAGCCTGACCTTTTTGCCGACCGTCTTCAGCAATGGACGCATCAACCTGCATGTCGCCCCGGAAATCAGCCAGTTGAGCAACCAGAACGCGGTGTCGGTCACGACGTCCGGATCGACGTCGGTCATTCCGGCCCTGACTGTCCGGCGGGCCGAGACGACCGTCGAGATGGGCAGCGGCGAGACATTGGCCATCGCCGGCCTGCTGGAGGATTCGACTACCGATTCAAGCAACGGCATCCCCGGCGCCGGCGACGTGCCCCTGTTGGGGGCGCTGTTTCGTTCGACGAACTTCAACCGGCAGGAAACCGAACTGGTGATCCTGGTCACGCCTTATCTCGTCCGCCCGGTGGCGAACCGGTCGCGCCTGGTCGCGCCGACCGACATGGCGGGCGTCCCGACTGAAATCGAACGTCTGCTGCTGATGCGCCAGGTCGCGCCGCGACAGCGTGCCGAGCCCGTGCAGATTCCAGGCGATGCCGGGTTCTTCGTTCAATGA